The nucleotide sequence TGATATGTTCCTGACATTGTATATAAAAAAATAAGAGCAGTTCCAAAAATAATACTTCCAATAATATAATTTTTTTCACCTATTTTAACTGAATGACAAATAAGAGCAATAAGCCCAGAAATAGCCATTCCAGCACCAATGTAGTGTGTTATTGCACTTAGATATTCTTCATAGTTTTCTTTTGACATGGATATACCTCCTTTAAGTATTATAATAGCTCATTAATATAAAAATGTCTATTATTTTCGGTTTTTAAGGCTCTTTATATGCAGATGTGCACTATTTCAAAATGCCATTGTATTTTTTTTGTTTTCGTGGTAAAATCAAGTGATTTTATTATTAGTATAGGGAAGTGATTAAAAAATGGTAGAAAAGAAATATATAGCACCTAATGCAATAACAGCTGCTAATATGCTTCTAGGTTATTTAAGTATAACTTCATCAATTAGAGGGAATATAGATTATGCAATATGGTTTATATTTTTAGCTATGGTGTGTGACGGACTTGACGGAAAAACAGCAAGAAAACTTGATGCTTTCAGTGAATTTGGTAAAGAATTTGATTCATTTTCTGATGCAATTTCTTTCGGAATAGCTCCAAGTATTTTAGTTTATTCAATTCTTTCAATGTATCCTAAATTTGTTTCAATAGTAATTCCTGTAGCTTTTATATATGCCCTTTGTGGAGTTATGAGACTTGTTAAATTTAATGTTATAACAACAGCTTCTGAAGAAAAAGACGATTTCAGTGGA is from Fusobacterium perfoetens and encodes:
- the pssA gene encoding CDP-diacylglycerol--serine O-phosphatidyltransferase; its protein translation is MVEKKYIAPNAITAANMLLGYLSITSSIRGNIDYAIWFIFLAMVCDGLDGKTARKLDAFSEFGKEFDSFSDAISFGIAPSILVYSILSMYPKFVSIVIPVAFIYALCGVMRLVKFNVITTASEEKDDFSGMPIPNGAASVISYLLICQALEKHFDYQFFNVEVFIAITIIAAILMVSTITFLTPDKVFRIPKKFMMPFVILVLVTLKYSMFIVSFYYIIYNLFQYHLYRKEMKHSTDKE